From the genome of Deinococcus sp. JMULE3, one region includes:
- a CDS encoding glycerophosphodiester phosphodiesterase, with product MTPLLLGHRGTPALHRENTLTGFQAALDAGLDGVELDVRRLGDGTLVVHHDAQLEDGRALPTLRAAELPAFVPTLDAVLAWAADSGAFVNVELKHESARPDDRVGRTLDAIRAHGLTRRVIVSSFMPTLLRAARDAAPDTPRGLLTHRPYPPLLVRAVMAWTGSAALHPHHALIDAALMDTARRRGWQVNTWTVNDPADAARLSALGVHALIGDHPDVLLTVR from the coding sequence ATGACGCCACTCCTGCTGGGCCACCGGGGCACGCCTGCCCTGCACCGCGAGAACACCCTGACCGGCTTCCAGGCCGCGCTGGACGCCGGACTGGACGGCGTGGAACTGGACGTGCGCCGCCTGGGCGACGGGACGCTGGTCGTGCATCACGACGCGCAGCTGGAGGACGGCCGGGCGCTGCCCACGCTGCGCGCCGCCGAGCTGCCCGCCTTCGTCCCCACACTGGATGCCGTCCTGGCCTGGGCGGCGGACAGCGGGGCGTTCGTGAACGTGGAACTCAAGCACGAGTCGGCCCGGCCCGACGACCGGGTGGGCCGCACGCTGGACGCCATCCGCGCGCACGGCCTGACCCGGCGCGTGATCGTCAGTTCGTTCATGCCGACCCTGCTGCGCGCCGCGCGCGACGCCGCACCGGACACCCCGCGCGGCCTCCTGACCCACAGGCCGTACCCGCCGCTGCTGGTGCGCGCCGTGATGGCCTGGACGGGCAGCGCCGCCCTGCACCCCCACCACGCCCTGATCGACGCCGCCCTGATGGACACCGCGCGCCGACGGGGCTGGCAGGTGAACACCTGGACCGTGAACGACCCCGCCGACGCCGCCCGCCTGAGCGCACTGGGCGTGCACG
- a CDS encoding MerR family transcriptional regulator, with the protein MTPTLMTIGAFAQAAGLSAKALRLYDDLNLLRPAQVDEGSGYRRYEPSQLADARLIGLLRRADLPLNDIRLLLDTPAPERPAALRAHLARLDRLHRERRDLTLYLIAHLQGETPMTLPPVQTRFQPQQNVATLTRHVLVADLPAAIQGGMQTLLDHVAAQGTVAGAPFVIFHGEVNADSDGPIEICVPYAGAVTPGGNVALRVEPARHEAFLALTREQFEFPQILAAYDATCAHATAHGTCTLSPREVYGYDWDGAAPGEPVGDVAWPYQPAP; encoded by the coding sequence ATGACACCCACACTCATGACCATCGGCGCGTTCGCGCAGGCGGCGGGCCTGAGCGCAAAGGCGCTGCGCCTGTACGACGACCTGAACCTGCTGCGCCCCGCTCAGGTGGATGAAGGCAGCGGGTACCGCCGCTACGAGCCTTCTCAGCTCGCGGACGCCCGGCTGATCGGCCTGCTGCGCCGCGCGGACCTGCCCCTGAACGACATCCGCCTGTTGCTGGACACGCCCGCCCCGGAGCGGCCCGCCGCGCTGCGCGCCCACCTCGCCCGGCTGGACCGCCTGCACCGCGAGCGGCGCGACCTGACCCTGTACCTCATCGCCCACCTGCAAGGAGAGACCCCCATGACCCTGCCCCCCGTCCAGACCCGCTTCCAGCCGCAGCAGAACGTCGCCACCCTGACCCGTCACGTGCTCGTCGCGGACCTGCCCGCTGCCATTCAGGGCGGGATGCAGACCCTGCTGGACCACGTCGCCGCACAGGGCACGGTGGCGGGCGCGCCGTTCGTGATCTTTCACGGCGAGGTGAACGCCGACAGCGACGGCCCCATCGAGATCTGCGTGCCGTACGCGGGTGCGGTCACGCCCGGCGGGAACGTCGCCCTGCGCGTCGAGCCCGCCCGGCACGAGGCCTTCCTGGCTCTGACCCGCGAGCAGTTCGAGTTCCCGCAGATTCTCGCGGCGTACGACGCCACCTGCGCCCACGCCACCGCGCACGGCACCTGCACGCTGTCCCCGCGCGAGGTCTACGGTTACGACTGGGATGGCGCCGCGCCCGGCGAGCCGGTCGGTGATGTCGCGTGGCCGTACCAGCCCGCACCCTGA
- a CDS encoding App1 family protein, with protein sequence MFKTAFKALLPLLERAAQTADRAFSGYVQPRRARGKLLLQPYVGWGTPSRVELRGRVLLPRTVAPARRTDPRLRNAQNVLRRLFSREVGGVTVSGVLNGQRAAAVSDSDGYFTLEFTPPGPLPGGWHQVPLQLDGRDVQASARVQVVADARFGVISDLDDTVIQSDVTSVPRMLSTVLTGNARTRLPFPGVGALYRALTRDGEARNPIFYVSSSPWNFFDLLWQFLDYRRIPLGPLFLRNWGMDLLGGHGGYKHGVIEQIFQRFPDLSFVLVGDSGEKDPEIYAEVVHRHPGRVLAVYIRDVTEAHRDEGVLKLREEVRKAGVDLVLAADSLNAASHAMAMGLITPGEYRSVLTSVARSYET encoded by the coding sequence GTGTTCAAGACTGCTTTCAAGGCGCTGCTGCCCCTGCTGGAACGGGCCGCCCAGACGGCCGACCGGGCCTTCAGCGGGTACGTGCAGCCCCGCCGGGCGCGCGGGAAGCTGCTGCTGCAGCCGTACGTGGGCTGGGGCACGCCCAGCCGCGTGGAACTGCGCGGGCGGGTGCTGCTGCCCCGCACCGTCGCGCCCGCGCGCCGCACCGACCCCCGCCTGCGCAACGCGCAGAACGTCCTGCGCCGCCTGTTCTCCCGCGAGGTGGGCGGCGTGACCGTCAGCGGCGTCCTGAACGGCCAGCGCGCCGCGGCCGTCAGTGACAGCGACGGGTACTTCACGCTGGAGTTCACGCCGCCCGGCCCGCTGCCCGGCGGGTGGCATCAGGTGCCGCTGCAACTCGACGGGCGTGACGTGCAGGCCAGCGCCCGTGTGCAGGTCGTCGCGGACGCCCGCTTCGGCGTGATCAGCGACCTGGACGACACGGTCATCCAGTCGGACGTGACCAGCGTGCCGCGCATGCTCAGCACCGTCCTGACCGGCAACGCCCGCACGCGGCTGCCCTTCCCCGGCGTGGGTGCCCTGTACCGCGCGCTGACCCGCGACGGCGAGGCCCGCAACCCCATCTTCTACGTGAGCAGCAGCCCCTGGAACTTCTTCGACCTGCTGTGGCAGTTCCTGGATTACCGCCGCATTCCGCTGGGGCCGCTGTTCCTGCGCAACTGGGGCATGGACCTGCTCGGCGGGCACGGCGGGTACAAGCACGGCGTGATCGAGCAGATCTTCCAGCGTTTCCCGGACCTGAGTTTCGTACTCGTGGGCGACAGCGGCGAGAAGGACCCCGAAATCTACGCGGAGGTCGTGCACCGCCACCCGGGCCGCGTGCTGGCCGTGTACATCCGCGACGTGACCGAAGCGCACCGCGACGAGGGCGTCCTGAAACTCCGCGAGGAGGTCCGCAAGGCCGGCGTGGACCTCGTGCTGGCCGCCGACAGCCTGAACGCCGCCAGTCACGCCATGGCGATGGGCCTGATCACGCCCGGCGAGTACCGCAGCGTCCTGACCAGCGTGGCGCGCAGCTACGAGACCTGA
- the glgX gene encoding glycogen debranching protein GlgX: MTTTPPLRPGRPYPLGATWDGKGTNFALYSENASGVELCLFDEQGNETRVPLREQTAFVWHGYLKGIQPGQRYGYRVHGEYAPERGLRFNPNVVLLDPYAKALDGTEQFDRGVFGYVPGGEDSVMQEEEQRGAPLGIVVDPAFDWGDSQKPDVPFHQSVIYEAHVKGLTMTHPDVPDELRGTYAGIATEPILFYLRELGITSLELMPVHQHVDDPFLLDKGLTNYWGYSTLSFFAPDVRYSAEARRGNPAGAVDEFKQMVKALHASGIEVILDVVYNHTAEGNHMGPTMSFKGIDNPTYYRLVAEDPRFYFDYTGTGNSLNVRHPQTLQLIMDSLRYWVTDMHVDGFRFDLASTLARGLHEVDQLSGFFTIIHQDPIIGQVKLIAEPWDVGEGGYQVGNFPVNWAEWNGIYRDDMRAFWKGDGGLASEIGYRLTGSSDLYQNDGRKPYASINFVTAHDGFTLRDTVTYEQKHNDANQEGGNDGHNHNITWNCGAEGETDDPTINALRRQQQRNFLATLLLGQGTPMLLGGDEIGRTQGGNNNAYCQDNEISWYDWSSLDEELLAFTKKVIGLRKAHPSLHRRKFFSGRTIRGEDVRDLVWLRFDGEEMSDEDWSNPQTQSMGIFLDGDGLDDVDERGEPLLDDHLLLLLNASHVDLPFRLPDLAGCQEWELELDTTDDHASGTVNAGEETNLAARSVKLYRCPRK; the protein is encoded by the coding sequence ATGACCACCACTCCCCCCCTCCGCCCCGGCCGCCCCTACCCCCTGGGGGCCACGTGGGACGGCAAAGGCACCAACTTCGCCCTGTACTCCGAGAACGCCAGCGGCGTGGAGCTGTGCCTGTTCGACGAGCAGGGCAACGAGACCCGCGTGCCGCTGCGCGAGCAGACCGCGTTCGTCTGGCACGGCTACCTGAAGGGCATCCAGCCGGGGCAGCGCTACGGGTACCGCGTGCACGGCGAGTACGCGCCGGAACGTGGCCTGCGCTTCAACCCGAACGTGGTGCTGCTCGACCCCTACGCCAAGGCGCTGGACGGCACCGAGCAGTTCGACCGGGGCGTGTTCGGCTACGTGCCCGGCGGAGAGGACAGCGTCATGCAGGAGGAGGAGCAGCGTGGCGCGCCGCTGGGTATCGTCGTGGACCCCGCATTCGACTGGGGCGACAGCCAGAAGCCGGACGTGCCCTTCCATCAGTCCGTGATCTACGAGGCGCACGTCAAGGGCCTGACCATGACCCACCCGGACGTGCCGGACGAACTGCGCGGCACGTACGCCGGGATCGCCACCGAACCCATCCTGTTCTACCTGCGGGAACTGGGCATCACCAGCCTGGAACTGATGCCCGTGCATCAGCACGTGGATGATCCCTTCCTGCTCGACAAGGGCCTGACGAACTACTGGGGCTACAGCACCCTGTCGTTCTTCGCGCCGGACGTCCGCTACAGCGCCGAGGCGCGGCGCGGGAACCCCGCCGGGGCCGTGGACGAGTTCAAGCAGATGGTCAAAGCCCTGCACGCCAGCGGCATCGAGGTCATCCTGGACGTGGTGTACAACCACACCGCCGAAGGGAACCACATGGGCCCCACCATGTCGTTCAAGGGCATCGACAACCCCACGTACTACCGGCTGGTCGCCGAGGACCCCCGCTTCTACTTCGACTACACCGGCACCGGCAACAGCCTGAACGTCCGCCACCCGCAAACCCTGCAGCTGATCATGGACAGCCTGCGCTACTGGGTGACAGACATGCACGTGGACGGCTTCCGCTTCGACCTCGCCTCGACGCTGGCGCGCGGTCTGCACGAGGTGGATCAGCTGTCGGGCTTCTTCACGATCATCCACCAGGACCCCATCATCGGGCAGGTCAAGCTGATCGCCGAACCCTGGGACGTCGGCGAGGGCGGCTACCAGGTCGGGAACTTCCCCGTGAACTGGGCCGAGTGGAACGGCATCTACCGCGACGACATGCGCGCCTTCTGGAAGGGCGACGGCGGACTGGCGTCCGAGATCGGGTACCGCCTGACCGGCAGCAGCGACCTGTACCAGAACGACGGCCGTAAACCCTACGCGAGCATCAACTTCGTGACCGCGCACGACGGCTTCACGCTGCGCGACACCGTCACGTACGAGCAGAAACACAACGACGCCAACCAGGAAGGCGGCAACGACGGCCACAACCACAACATCACCTGGAACTGCGGCGCGGAAGGCGAGACGGACGATCCCACCATCAACGCCCTCAGGCGGCAGCAGCAGCGGAACTTCCTGGCGACCCTGCTGCTCGGGCAGGGCACGCCGATGCTGCTCGGCGGTGACGAGATCGGCCGCACGCAGGGTGGGAACAACAATGCCTACTGCCAGGACAACGAGATCAGCTGGTACGACTGGTCGAGCCTGGACGAGGAGCTGCTGGCGTTCACGAAGAAAGTCATCGGGCTGCGCAAGGCCCACCCGTCCCTGCACCGCCGCAAGTTCTTCAGTGGCCGCACCATCCGCGGTGAGGACGTGCGTGACCTCGTGTGGCTGCGCTTCGACGGCGAGGAGATGAGCGACGAGGACTGGAGCAACCCCCAGACGCAGAGCATGGGCATCTTCCTGGACGGCGACGGCCTGGACGACGTGGACGAGCGCGGCGAGCCGCTGCTGGACGACCACCTGCTGCTGCTGCTGAACGCCTCGCACGTGGACCTCCCGTTCCGCCTGCCGGACCTGGCCGGGTGCCAGGAATGGGAACTGGAACTCGACACCACCGACGACCACGCGAGCGGCACCGTGAACGCCGGTGAGGAAACCAACCTCGCGGCGCGCAGCGTGAAGCTGTACCGCTGCCCCAGAAAGTAA
- a CDS encoding ABC transporter substrate-binding protein: MKRALLPLLTLTLIASASASAQQAKELRLGVFPNVTHAAGLVGVQRGLIQKNLPDGVKLVVKEFANGSQINEAFAAGAIDAAYVGPGPAMNAFMRGVPIQVYAGAANAGAVLVARKDSGVRNVKGLAGKKVAVPTRGSTQDISLRHLLHENGLKATDEGGNVSIIPIDPANMPAAFAAKQVDAALVQEPWGAVMETQGAKLIVNEKGIWEGGNYTTTVLTVNTKYAAANAETVKGLLKGHLAAITYIKSSNAGAQKAVAEQIYAFTGKRPNTNELFKALARTRVTWDINLKTLAEYAQLNREAGFARDVPDLNRFVNLDLIRSLAK, encoded by the coding sequence ATGAAGCGTGCCCTCCTCCCCCTCCTCACCCTGACCCTGATCGCCAGCGCCAGCGCCAGCGCGCAGCAGGCGAAAGAACTGCGCCTGGGCGTGTTCCCGAACGTCACCCACGCCGCCGGACTGGTCGGCGTGCAGCGCGGCCTGATCCAGAAGAACCTCCCGGACGGCGTGAAACTGGTCGTCAAGGAATTCGCGAACGGCAGCCAGATCAACGAGGCCTTCGCGGCGGGCGCCATCGACGCCGCGTACGTCGGCCCCGGCCCGGCCATGAACGCCTTCATGCGCGGCGTGCCCATCCAGGTGTACGCAGGCGCCGCGAACGCCGGAGCGGTGCTGGTCGCCCGCAAGGACAGCGGCGTGCGGAACGTCAAGGGGCTGGCCGGGAAGAAGGTCGCGGTGCCCACGCGCGGCAGCACGCAGGACATCAGCCTGCGGCACCTGCTGCACGAGAACGGCCTGAAAGCCACCGACGAGGGCGGCAACGTCAGCATCATCCCCATCGACCCGGCGAACATGCCCGCCGCGTTCGCCGCGAAGCAGGTGGACGCCGCGCTCGTGCAGGAACCCTGGGGCGCCGTGATGGAAACCCAGGGCGCGAAACTGATCGTGAACGAGAAGGGCATCTGGGAGGGCGGGAACTACACCACCACCGTCCTGACCGTGAACACGAAGTACGCCGCCGCGAACGCCGAGACCGTCAAGGGCCTCCTGAAGGGGCACCTCGCCGCGATCACCTACATCAAGAGCAGCAACGCCGGCGCGCAGAAGGCCGTCGCCGAGCAGATCTACGCGTTCACCGGCAAGCGCCCCAACACCAACGAGCTGTTCAAGGCGCTGGCCCGCACGCGCGTCACGTGGGACATCAACCTGAAAACCCTCGCGGAGTACGCGCAGCTGAACAGGGAGGCGGGCTTCGCGCGGGACGTGCCGGACCTGAACCGCTTCGTGAACCTGGACCTGATCCGCAGCCTCGCGAAGTAA
- a CDS encoding glycerophosphodiester phosphodiesterase family protein, which translates to MRRLKTALLALTLSLGGAHAATLIGFAQLPADTLADGPASGAWNGGLRGQTRFQGQPVQGFSGVQFTAGGEYLFLSDNGFGAKNNSADYLLRLYRLSVAPNTAAKAGTGQVGVRSFINLRDPDRRVPWQIVNEATPDRLLTGADFDPEGFVIAPDGTLWIGDEFGPYLLHFSADGRLLGAPIPTPNLHGRPTLRGQNPIVVAHRGSSGTRPEHTLESYRVAIEGGADFIEPDLVVTKDGVLVARHEPVMVVLDKDGKVTEATTDVATRPEFKDRVRTKTLDGTSVTGYWVEDFTLAELKTLRAVERLPALRGRAFDGRFEVPTLAEIIALVRDTEARTGRKVGIYPETKHPTYMKAAGFDTGQLLIDTLTREKFTDPARVFIQSFETTNLRDLKTRIMPAAGVTLPLVQLVSGPAEAPYDWTASGDTRRYDALTTPEGLRDLATYASGVGPTKRWIITDKGDTTDFVTRAHAAGLLVHPWTLRSEPTYLLPTYAGNPEEEMRQLLRAGVDGFFTDFPATGARVVAQVSAPEVRSPQHPAFTQGTSSADATLGASGGFEGLALSADGTTLYGLLEKTVTGDLPGQLRLNALNLATRQWSLAGRYALDAGSDAIGDLATVNDTQYLVLERDGKVHTDARNKRVYLIDLKRLNADGTFQKTLIADLMNIADPQGLAPDTRGGTLTFPYVTIENIIVLNPTTLLIANDNNYPATGGRGPGVKDDTQFLWLRLDEPLNLAPNLGGR; encoded by the coding sequence ATGCGACGACTGAAGACCGCCCTGCTGGCCCTGACCCTCTCGCTGGGAGGCGCGCACGCCGCCACCCTCATCGGCTTCGCGCAACTGCCCGCCGACACCCTCGCCGACGGGCCCGCCAGCGGCGCCTGGAACGGCGGCCTGCGCGGCCAGACCCGCTTCCAGGGGCAGCCGGTGCAGGGCTTCAGCGGCGTGCAGTTCACGGCAGGCGGCGAGTACCTGTTCCTGAGCGACAACGGCTTCGGCGCGAAGAACAACAGCGCCGACTACCTCCTGCGCCTGTACCGCCTGAGCGTCGCGCCGAACACCGCCGCGAAGGCCGGGACCGGGCAGGTCGGCGTGCGCAGCTTCATCAACCTGCGCGACCCGGACCGCCGCGTGCCGTGGCAGATCGTGAACGAGGCCACCCCCGACCGACTGCTGACCGGCGCGGACTTCGACCCGGAAGGCTTCGTGATCGCCCCCGACGGCACCCTGTGGATCGGGGACGAGTTCGGCCCGTACCTGCTGCACTTCAGCGCCGACGGCCGCCTGCTGGGCGCCCCCATTCCCACGCCGAACCTGCACGGGCGGCCCACCCTGCGCGGCCAGAACCCCATCGTGGTCGCGCACCGCGGCAGCAGCGGCACCCGCCCCGAACACACCCTGGAAAGCTACCGGGTCGCCATCGAGGGCGGCGCGGACTTCATCGAACCCGACCTCGTCGTCACGAAGGACGGCGTGCTCGTCGCCCGGCACGAACCCGTCATGGTCGTCCTCGACAAGGACGGCAAGGTCACGGAAGCCACCACCGACGTCGCCACCCGCCCCGAGTTCAAAGACCGCGTGCGGACCAAGACGCTCGACGGGACCAGCGTCACCGGGTACTGGGTGGAGGACTTCACCCTGGCGGAACTGAAGACCCTGCGCGCCGTGGAACGCCTCCCCGCGCTGCGCGGCCGCGCCTTCGACGGCCGCTTCGAGGTGCCCACCCTCGCCGAGATCATCGCGCTCGTCCGCGACACGGAAGCCCGCACCGGCCGCAAGGTCGGCATCTACCCCGAAACGAAACACCCCACCTACATGAAAGCCGCCGGGTTCGACACGGGCCAGCTGCTGATCGACACGCTGACCCGCGAGAAGTTCACCGACCCCGCCCGCGTGTTCATCCAGTCGTTCGAGACCACCAACCTCCGCGACCTCAAGACCCGCATCATGCCCGCCGCGGGCGTCACCCTGCCGCTCGTGCAGCTCGTCAGCGGCCCTGCCGAGGCCCCCTACGACTGGACCGCCAGCGGCGACACCCGCCGGTACGACGCCCTGACCACCCCCGAGGGCCTGCGTGACCTCGCCACGTACGCCAGCGGCGTCGGCCCCACCAAACGCTGGATCATCACCGACAAGGGCGACACCACCGACTTCGTCACCCGCGCGCACGCCGCCGGACTGCTCGTGCACCCCTGGACGCTGCGCAGCGAACCCACCTACCTGCTGCCCACGTACGCCGGGAACCCCGAAGAGGAAATGCGCCAGCTGCTGCGCGCCGGCGTGGACGGCTTCTTCACCGACTTCCCCGCCACCGGCGCGCGCGTCGTGGCGCAGGTCAGCGCCCCCGAGGTCCGCAGCCCCCAGCACCCCGCCTTCACGCAGGGCACCAGCAGCGCCGACGCCACCCTGGGCGCCAGCGGCGGCTTCGAGGGCCTCGCCCTGAGCGCCGACGGCACCACCCTGTACGGCCTGCTGGAAAAGACCGTCACCGGCGACCTGCCCGGCCAGCTGCGCCTGAACGCCCTGAACCTCGCCACCCGGCAGTGGAGCCTCGCGGGCCGCTACGCCCTCGACGCGGGCAGCGACGCCATCGGCGACCTCGCCACCGTCAACGACACCCAGTACCTCGTGCTGGAACGCGATGGCAAGGTCCACACCGACGCCCGCAACAAACGCGTGTACCTCATTGACCTCAAACGCCTGAACGCCGACGGCACCTTCCAGAAGACCCTGATCGCCGACCTGATGAACATCGCCGACCCGCAGGGCCTCGCGCCCGACACGCGCGGCGGCACCCTGACCTTCCCGTACGTCACCATCGAGAACATCATCGTCCTGAACCCCACCACCCTCCTGATCGCCAACGACAACAACTACCCCGCCACCGGCGGCCGCGGCCCCGGCGTGAAGGACGACACGCAGTTCCTGTGGCTGCGCCTGGACGAGCCCCTGAACCTCGCCCCGAACCTCGGCGGACGCTGA
- a CDS encoding GNAT family N-acetyltransferase, with the protein MADLPALADAFCATFGAAPWNEAWTDESARAALSDLLATPRSAALVAWDGDVCVGAVLGRDQVRDSFLSHEVQEMFVRPERQRGGVGRALLDAHLAAAGARGVTNVSLLTARESPAEAFYSHLGFRRAGRMVLLVRP; encoded by the coding sequence GTGGCTGATCTGCCTGCCCTGGCCGACGCGTTCTGCGCGACGTTCGGCGCGGCGCCCTGGAACGAGGCGTGGACGGACGAATCGGCCCGCGCGGCCCTGAGTGACCTGCTCGCCACGCCCCGGAGTGCCGCGCTGGTCGCCTGGGACGGGGACGTGTGCGTGGGGGCGGTGCTGGGACGCGATCAGGTGCGGGATTCGTTCCTGTCGCACGAGGTGCAGGAGATGTTCGTGCGGCCCGAACGGCAGCGCGGCGGGGTGGGCCGGGCGCTGCTGGACGCGCATCTGGCGGCCGCCGGGGCGCGTGGGGTGACGAACGTATCGCTCCTGACCGCGCGGGAGTCACCGGCCGAGGCGTTCTACAGCCACCTCGGGTTCCGGCGGGCGGGGCGGATGGTGCTGCTCGTCCGGCCCTGA
- the proS gene encoding proline--tRNA ligase produces MTKDGGKQDKKAQQYGVTPQSVDFNDWYNEVVKKADLADNSPVAGAMVVRPYGSALWENIQRWLDDKFKATGHESLIFPTLIPMGFITKEADHVEGFAPELFTVNKIGTEELAEPYVMRPTSETIIGHMWSGWLNSYRDLPFLHYQWGSVFRAELRTKAFLRTSEFFWHEGHTAHADESEARGEVRQMLDIYHEFCRDVLALPVVRGEKTASERFAGAVATYSIEGMMRDGKALQSGTSHYLGQNFSRAFDVKFQTREQREEFAHTTSWAISSRIIGAIIMTHGDDFGLIMPPRIAPIQVVVIPVGRKDNFDQMVEEGEKLAAELRAQGVRVKVDKRDGVTNGFKYNDWELKGVPVRIELGPRDLESGVVVVKNRNGDEKETLPRAEAVSGMTARLDGIHDWLLERATSFMLENTVTVDTYEEFKAAIEAGKWVRAFHCGDPESERQIKEDTKATARNVPLDDAEFFNEAEEGVCVHTGRPAAYGKRVIFGRQY; encoded by the coding sequence ATGACGAAAGACGGCGGCAAACAGGACAAGAAGGCGCAGCAGTACGGCGTGACGCCCCAGAGCGTGGATTTCAACGACTGGTACAACGAGGTCGTGAAGAAGGCCGACCTGGCCGACAACAGCCCGGTGGCGGGGGCGATGGTCGTGCGCCCGTACGGCAGCGCGCTGTGGGAGAACATCCAGCGCTGGCTGGACGACAAGTTCAAGGCGACGGGGCACGAGTCGCTGATCTTCCCCACGCTGATCCCCATGGGCTTCATCACGAAGGAAGCGGATCACGTGGAGGGCTTCGCGCCGGAGCTGTTCACGGTGAACAAGATCGGCACGGAGGAACTCGCCGAGCCGTACGTGATGCGCCCCACGTCCGAGACGATCATCGGGCACATGTGGAGCGGCTGGCTGAACTCCTACCGTGATCTGCCTTTCCTGCACTACCAGTGGGGCAGCGTGTTCCGCGCGGAGCTGCGCACGAAGGCGTTCCTGCGCACGAGCGAGTTCTTCTGGCACGAGGGTCACACCGCGCACGCCGACGAGAGCGAGGCGCGCGGCGAGGTGCGGCAGATGCTGGACATCTACCACGAGTTCTGCCGGGACGTGCTGGCCCTGCCCGTGGTGCGCGGCGAGAAGACCGCCAGCGAACGCTTCGCCGGGGCGGTCGCCACGTACTCCATCGAGGGCATGATGCGCGACGGGAAGGCCCTCCAGAGCGGAACGTCACACTACCTGGGGCAGAACTTCAGCCGGGCGTTCGACGTGAAGTTCCAGACGCGCGAGCAGCGCGAGGAGTTCGCGCACACGACCTCCTGGGCCATTTCCAGCCGCATCATCGGGGCGATCATCATGACGCACGGCGACGACTTCGGGCTGATCATGCCGCCCCGCATCGCGCCCATTCAGGTGGTCGTGATTCCCGTGGGCCGCAAGGACAACTTCGACCAGATGGTGGAAGAAGGCGAGAAACTGGCCGCCGAACTGCGCGCCCAGGGCGTCCGCGTCAAGGTGGACAAGCGTGACGGCGTGACGAACGGCTTCAAGTACAACGACTGGGAACTCAAGGGCGTACCCGTCCGCATCGAACTGGGCCCCCGCGACCTGGAGAGCGGCGTGGTCGTCGTGAAGAACCGCAACGGCGACGAGAAGGAAACCCTGCCCCGCGCCGAGGCCGTGAGCGGCATGACCGCGCGCCTGGACGGCATTCACGACTGGCTGCTGGAACGCGCCACGAGCTTCATGCTGGAGAACACCGTCACGGTGGACACCTACGAGGAGTTCAAGGCCGCCATCGAGGCGGGCAAGTGGGTGCGCGCCTTCCACTGCGGCGACCCCGAGAGCGAACGGCAGATCAAGGAGGACACCAAGGCCACCGCCCGCAACGTCCCCCTGGACGACGCGGAATTCTTCAACGAGGCCGAGGAGGGCGTGTGCGTGCACACCGGCCGCCCCGCCGCGTACGGCAAACGCGTGATCTTCGGCCGTCAGTACTGA
- a CDS encoding DUF2171 domain-containing protein, with protein sequence MTKMNAGEISDHIAQSVKARLEQGGEHLQVKDVNGEHVGTVDHMDGDRVKLTKSDSADGQHHYLSLDQVESVDDVAVYLNVERSAIA encoded by the coding sequence ATGACGAAGATGAACGCCGGAGAGATCAGCGACCACATCGCCCAGTCCGTGAAGGCCCGCCTGGAGCAGGGTGGCGAGCACCTTCAGGTGAAGGACGTCAACGGTGAGCACGTCGGGACCGTGGATCACATGGACGGTGACCGCGTGAAGCTCACGAAGTCGGACAGCGCGGACGGGCAGCACCACTACCTGAGCCTGGATCAGGTGGAGAGTGTGGATGACGTGGCGGTGTACCTGAACGTGGAGCGCAGCGCCATCGCGTAA